One window of the Rhinoraja longicauda isolate Sanriku21f chromosome 2, sRhiLon1.1, whole genome shotgun sequence genome contains the following:
- the LOC144605324 gene encoding chromobox protein homolog 3-like: MTTVEESFFSPISLVSTTKMGKKQGSKTKKSEDVQPEEYIVERVLDRRVVQGRVEYLLKWKGFTDADNTWEPEDNLDCPELIQEFLDSQKATKERTDGFKRKSVSENESEENKPKKKKDPTDNQPRGFARGLEPERIIGATDSSGELMFLMKWKDSDDADLVPSKEANVKCPQVVIAFYEERLTWHSYSTDDEEN, translated from the exons ATGACTACGGTTGAAGAATCCTTTTTTTCTCCTATTAGCCTTGTTTCTACTA caaaAATGGGAAAGAAACAAGGTAGCAAGACAAAAAAATCTGAAGATGTTCAGCCTGAAGAATATATTGTTGAACGAGTGTTAGACAGACGAGTTGTACAAGGAAGGGttgaatatcttttgaaatggaaAGGTTTTACAGA TGCTGATAATACGTGGGAGCCTGAGGACAATTTGGATTGTCCAGAATTGATCCAGGAATTTCTAGATTCCCAAAAAGCCACCAAAGAGCGTACAGATGGATTCAAACGAAAATCTGTTTCCGAAAATGAAAGTGAAGAAAACAAGCCAAAAAAGAAAAAGGACCCA ACTGACAATCAACCAAGAGGTTTTGCAAGAGGATTGGAGCCAGAACGCATCATTGGTGCAACTGACTCAAGTGGCGAATTGATGTTTCTGATGAAGTG GAAGGATTCTGATGATGCCGATCTGGTCCCATCCAAGGAAGCCAATGTTAAGTGTCCACAGGTTGTGATTGCATTTTACGAAGAGAGATTGACATGGCATTCCTATTCTACAGATGATGAGGAAAATTAA